A portion of the Nitrospirae bacterium CG2_30_53_67 genome contains these proteins:
- a CDS encoding protein-L-isoaspartate O-methyltransferase yields the protein MVQYTHPEIARKRLADVILPESGISDLKVLGAFRKIPRHLFVEEALQLRAYEDKALPIGHGQTISQPSTIGLILQSFHLTGKERVLEIGSGSGYQSALLSCLAENVFTMERIPALAKLAWNRLDSLGISNVAVRIGDGTYGWPDQSPFDAILVSAGAPGIPEHLVKQLRIGGRMVIPVGDMRTQRLVKVVKRASGIERSELDLCQFVKLIGRFGWKKEQANVKKEAHELDS from the coding sequence ATGGTTCAGTATACCCATCCTGAGATTGCCCGGAAGAGGCTTGCGGATGTGATCCTCCCCGAGTCGGGGATCAGCGACCTTAAGGTGCTGGGCGCCTTTCGAAAGATTCCCCGGCATCTGTTTGTGGAAGAGGCCCTTCAGCTTAGGGCCTACGAAGACAAGGCCCTTCCCATCGGACATGGACAGACCATTTCACAGCCGTCCACCATCGGTCTGATCCTCCAGTCATTCCATTTGACCGGGAAGGAAAGGGTTCTTGAGATCGGAAGCGGTTCAGGGTATCAGAGCGCCTTGCTTTCCTGTCTTGCTGAAAATGTATTTACCATGGAACGGATCCCGGCCCTGGCCAAACTGGCATGGAACCGGCTCGACAGCCTCGGGATTTCCAATGTGGCCGTCCGGATCGGTGACGGCACCTACGGCTGGCCGGACCAGTCGCCTTTTGATGCCATTCTGGTCTCTGCAGGGGCTCCCGGCATACCGGAGCATCTGGTCAAGCAGCTCCGTATCGGCGGCAGAATGGTCATTCCCGTAGGAGACATGCGCACCCAGCGGCTGGTCAAGGTGGTGAAGAGGGCGTCAGGGATAGAGCGGTCTGAGCTGGATCTCTGTCAGTTTGTCAAACTCATCGGCAGATTCGGATGGAAAAAGGAGCAGGCCAATGTGAAGAAGGAGGCGCATGAACTGGATTCATGA
- a CDS encoding 5'/3'-nucleotidase SurE: MLILVSNDDGVDSKGLRTLVQVLRTIGRTVVVAPDRERSAAGHSLTLHKPLRVHALRKDVYSVNGTPTDCITLGIHTILKETPSLLVSGINCGSNLGDNITYSGTVSAAMEGSLLGIPSMAVSLTNSGRLRFKAAAVVTLRLAEKVLRNGLPPGTFLNVNVPNIPPDQIQGVRVTTLGKRVFKDPVTEKKDPRGRPYYWIGGEEVVWKRGENSDYEAIEQRYVSVTPLHLDLTHHAVLAKMKRIFQNGSVYPS; encoded by the coding sequence TTGCTGATCCTGGTTTCCAACGATGACGGAGTTGATTCAAAGGGTCTCCGGACGCTTGTACAGGTCCTGCGTACGATCGGCCGTACGGTGGTGGTGGCGCCGGACAGGGAGCGGAGCGCCGCAGGCCATTCTCTGACCCTTCACAAGCCCTTGAGGGTTCATGCGCTGCGCAAGGATGTCTACAGCGTCAATGGGACCCCCACGGATTGCATTACTCTGGGTATCCATACCATCCTCAAGGAGACCCCGTCGCTTCTGGTCTCAGGCATCAATTGCGGAAGCAATCTGGGAGATAACATCACCTATTCCGGGACCGTTTCAGCGGCCATGGAAGGGTCCTTGCTCGGCATCCCATCCATGGCCGTATCCCTGACCAACAGCGGCCGGCTTCGGTTCAAGGCCGCCGCCGTGGTCACCCTCCGGCTGGCCGAGAAGGTGCTTCGGAACGGTCTTCCGCCGGGTACCTTTCTGAATGTGAATGTGCCCAACATCCCGCCGGACCAGATTCAGGGGGTCCGTGTCACCACGCTGGGGAAGAGGGTCTTCAAGGACCCGGTGACGGAAAAAAAGGACCCGAGGGGAAGGCCTTATTACTGGATCGGCGGCGAAGAAGTGGTCTGGAAGCGTGGAGAGAACTCGGATTATGAAGCGATTGAGCAGCGCTACGTTTCAGTCACCCCCTTGCACCTGGACCTGACCCACCATGCGGTCCTCGCCAAGATGAAAAGGATCTTCCAGAATGGTTCAGTATACCCATCCTGA
- a CDS encoding phosphoenolpyruvate--protein phosphotransferase, which yields MKVHGIGVSPGVAIGKAFVFSREKVRIEIIKIPQDQVEAEILRFEQALSKSISQLEAVKTQFSSRIGASHASILDSHIMMLKDKMLTEGTHEIIRKDLIAAEGALKKVLDEFFSAFESIEDNYLKERSSDVVHVGERILHNLSGHAPMSLSSLKEDVIVIAHDLTPADTMQMGREHVKGFATDLGGKTSHTGIMARSLDIPAVVGIGNITACVKSGDPIILDGGSGAVVIHPDNETFNRYLEKQRRYIYFEKELQKLTHLPAETSDGCRVRLSANIETPDDVCSVLEHGADGVGLYRTEFLFLNRPDLPGEEEQFQAYKSTLEMIYPEAMTIRTLDLGGDKLSMQIPYSRESNPSMGLRAIRFCLAHQDIFKTQLRALARAGVYGNLRILLPLISGVMELRTAKNIFHEVLEDLRREGVEFKENIPLGAMIEVPSAAIVADMIAREVDFLSIGTNDLIQYTLAIDRVNEHVAYLYEPLHPAVMRMIKYVISVAMDAKIPVAMCGEVAGDPTYAPALLGLGLREFSMNPVSVPRVKRIILSVSLEESKRLANEILKFSTAREIEEYTKAHMRSRFPEEFEWDANSET from the coding sequence ATGAAGGTTCACGGCATAGGCGTTTCCCCGGGTGTTGCGATCGGGAAGGCCTTTGTGTTCAGCAGGGAGAAGGTCAGGATCGAGATCATCAAGATTCCCCAGGACCAGGTTGAAGCCGAGATCCTGCGTTTTGAGCAGGCCCTCTCCAAGTCCATCTCACAGCTTGAAGCCGTAAAAACGCAATTCAGCAGCCGGATCGGGGCGTCTCACGCCTCTATCCTCGACAGCCACATCATGATGTTGAAGGACAAAATGCTGACCGAAGGGACCCATGAGATTATCCGCAAGGATCTCATCGCCGCTGAAGGCGCCTTGAAGAAAGTTCTGGATGAATTTTTTTCCGCTTTCGAATCCATTGAAGACAACTATCTCAAAGAGAGGAGTTCCGACGTGGTTCATGTCGGAGAGAGGATACTGCATAATCTCTCCGGCCATGCTCCCATGAGCCTCTCCTCATTGAAAGAGGACGTCATCGTCATCGCTCACGATCTGACTCCGGCCGACACCATGCAGATGGGCCGGGAGCACGTCAAAGGATTTGCAACCGATCTGGGAGGGAAGACAAGCCACACGGGAATCATGGCGAGGTCTTTGGATATCCCAGCCGTCGTCGGGATTGGGAACATCACGGCTTGTGTTAAGTCCGGCGATCCTATAATTCTTGACGGCGGCAGCGGCGCCGTGGTCATCCATCCGGACAATGAAACATTCAACCGGTACCTCGAAAAGCAGAGGCGCTATATCTATTTTGAGAAAGAGCTGCAGAAGCTGACGCACCTTCCTGCGGAAACCAGCGACGGATGCCGGGTCCGTCTCTCTGCAAATATTGAGACCCCTGATGACGTCTGCAGTGTCCTGGAGCATGGGGCGGACGGAGTCGGACTGTACAGGACCGAATTTCTTTTCCTGAACCGACCCGATCTTCCCGGCGAGGAGGAACAATTCCAGGCCTACAAGAGCACCCTGGAGATGATCTATCCCGAAGCCATGACCATACGGACGCTTGATCTCGGGGGGGACAAACTCTCCATGCAGATCCCCTATTCAAGGGAGTCCAACCCCTCCATGGGTCTTCGGGCCATCCGGTTCTGTCTGGCGCATCAGGACATCTTCAAGACCCAGCTCAGGGCGCTTGCCCGGGCCGGCGTTTACGGGAATCTCAGGATCCTGCTCCCGCTCATTTCCGGCGTGATGGAATTGCGGACGGCTAAAAATATCTTTCACGAGGTTCTGGAAGATCTTCGCAGGGAAGGGGTGGAGTTCAAGGAGAATATCCCGCTGGGGGCGATGATCGAGGTCCCTTCCGCCGCCATTGTGGCCGACATGATCGCCAGGGAAGTGGATTTTCTGAGTATCGGCACCAACGATCTGATCCAGTACACCCTGGCGATCGACCGGGTGAATGAACATGTCGCCTATCTATACGAGCCGCTCCACCCGGCCGTGATGCGCATGATCAAATATGTGATCTCCGTGGCCATGGACGCCAAGATTCCGGTGGCCATGTGCGGTGAAGTGGCCGGGGACCCGACTTACGCCCCTGCGCTTCTGGGGCTGGGGCTCCGGGAGTTCAGCATGAATCCCGTCTCGGTCCCCAGGGTCAAGAGGATCATTCTATCGGTATCCCTGGAGGAATCCAAACGTCTTGCAAATGAAATTCTCAAGTTTTCCACGGCCAGAGAGATCGAGGAATATACCAAGGCGCACATGCGTTCCCGCTTCCCAGAGGAGTTTGAGTGGGATGCCAATTCAGAGACTTAA
- a CDS encoding phosphocarrier protein HPr, translating into MHARSAAMFVEMAGRFASRILVKKDDAEVNGKSIMGIMMLAAAKGTELILEAHGPDEHEAIESLAMLVNNKFGEE; encoded by the coding sequence ATGCATGCGAGGTCCGCGGCCATGTTCGTTGAGATGGCCGGTCGTTTTGCCTCCCGTATCCTGGTCAAGAAGGATGATGCCGAGGTCAACGGGAAGAGCATTATGGGGATCATGATGCTTGCCGCAGCCAAAGGCACGGAACTGATTCTGGAGGCCCATGGACCGGACGAGCATGAGGCCATAGAAAGCCTGGCCATGCTGGTGAACAACAAATTCGGGGAGGAGTAG